A genome region from Crossiella equi includes the following:
- a CDS encoding DUF1918 domain-containing protein: MKASVGDQIVVHGRTVGQRERVVEVVDVLGPSGSPPYRVRAEDGHETVLSPGPGCVVQPRSEP; this comes from the coding sequence ATGAAGGCAAGCGTCGGGGACCAGATCGTCGTGCACGGCCGCACCGTCGGCCAGCGTGAGCGCGTGGTCGAGGTGGTGGACGTGCTCGGTCCCTCCGGCAGCCCGCCGTACCGGGTGCGCGCGGAGGACGGCCACGAGACGGTGCTGTCGCCGGGCCCGGGCTGCGTCGTGCAGCCCCGGTCCGAGCCGTAG
- a CDS encoding phosphotransferase enzyme family protein produces the protein MARVDLDAVSTLLADCGLSGATRPRLARSHTNDVFLTRHQGRRYVVKVYGAGWRNETEVGWEAALLAHLADRGAAVSRPVPRLDGAPCGVLDTQGGRRCVLVTEYVPGEVPQRPFTSTMYRDFGRAIAWLHEATTGFDRVDGARPYDLRRTLEEPVALIRSHRPQVSDKRLLTQVTAACRARLTELAGQGLDFGICHGDVNLDNVVVDGDGRFAFYDFDLAGPGWRAWDHVRLHRFDRSSRSDLWDYFHAGYDEVRVLGPADLAALPYLDLVEQLWSTAMELTLRVLRTGPRGTTAFLDERLTQLRRSWDTLR, from the coding sequence ATGGCCAGGGTCGATCTGGACGCGGTCTCCACGCTGCTGGCCGACTGCGGGCTGTCCGGGGCCACCCGGCCCCGGCTGGCCCGCTCGCACACCAACGACGTCTTCCTGACCCGGCACCAGGGCCGCCGGTACGTGGTCAAGGTGTACGGGGCCGGCTGGCGGAACGAGACCGAGGTCGGCTGGGAGGCCGCCCTGCTGGCCCACCTCGCCGACCGGGGCGCCGCGGTGTCCCGGCCGGTGCCCCGTCTGGACGGCGCGCCCTGCGGCGTGCTGGACACCCAGGGCGGGCGGCGGTGCGTGCTGGTCACCGAGTACGTGCCCGGCGAGGTGCCGCAGCGGCCGTTCACCTCCACGATGTACCGCGACTTCGGGCGGGCCATCGCCTGGCTGCACGAGGCCACCACCGGGTTCGACCGGGTCGACGGCGCCCGCCCGTACGACCTGCGGCGCACCCTGGAGGAGCCGGTCGCGCTGATCCGCTCGCACCGGCCGCAGGTCTCGGACAAACGCCTGCTGACCCAGGTCACCGCCGCCTGCCGGGCCCGGCTGACCGAGCTGGCCGGGCAGGGCCTGGACTTCGGCATCTGCCACGGCGACGTGAACCTGGACAACGTGGTCGTCGACGGGGACGGCCGGTTCGCCTTCTACGACTTCGACCTGGCCGGTCCGGGCTGGCGGGCCTGGGACCACGTGCGGCTGCACCGCTTCGACCGGTCCAGCCGCAGCGATCTGTGGGACTACTTCCACGCCGGGTACGACGAGGTGCGGGTGCTCGGGCCCGCCGACCTGGCCGCGCTGCCGTACCTGGACCTGGTGGAGCAGCTGTGGTCCACCGCGATGGAGCTGACGCTGCGCGTGCTGCGCACCGGTCCCAGGGGTACCACGGCCTTCCTGGACGAGCGGCTCACCCAGCTGCGGCGGTCCTGGGACACTCTGCGCTGA
- the prcA gene encoding proteasome subunit alpha — protein MTMPLYASAEQVMRDRSELARKGIARGRSVVVLTYADGVLFVAENPSTTLHKVSEIYDRIGFAAVGRYSEFEALRTLGIRYADVRGYAYDRRDVTARALANTYASQLGTIFTEQLKPFEVEICVAEVGESAEADQLYRLTYDGSISDEPNYMVMGGQAEAISTVMKEAYREGMELAEAVPIAVKALTATAAAPARAGSAAAADKARVLGVKQLEVAVLERARPRRKFRRITGAALQALLPAEEPADKPADKPEGDTPAEGTEDAK, from the coding sequence GTGACGATGCCGCTGTACGCCTCCGCCGAGCAGGTGATGCGCGACCGGTCGGAGCTGGCCCGCAAGGGCATCGCCCGAGGTCGCAGCGTCGTTGTGCTGACCTATGCCGACGGCGTGCTGTTCGTGGCGGAGAACCCCTCCACGACCCTGCACAAGGTCTCCGAGATCTACGACCGCATCGGTTTCGCCGCGGTGGGCCGCTACAGCGAGTTCGAGGCGCTGCGCACGCTCGGCATCCGCTACGCAGACGTTCGCGGCTACGCCTACGACCGGCGCGACGTGACCGCGCGGGCCCTGGCCAACACCTACGCCTCCCAGCTGGGCACGATCTTCACCGAGCAGCTCAAGCCGTTCGAGGTCGAGATCTGCGTGGCCGAGGTCGGCGAGTCGGCAGAGGCCGACCAGCTCTACCGCCTCACCTACGACGGCTCGATCAGCGACGAGCCGAACTACATGGTGATGGGCGGCCAGGCCGAGGCCATCTCGACCGTGATGAAGGAGGCCTACCGCGAGGGCATGGAGCTCGCCGAGGCCGTGCCGATCGCGGTGAAGGCGCTCACCGCCACCGCCGCCGCGCCCGCCCGCGCCGGTTCGGCCGCGGCCGCGGACAAGGCCCGCGTGCTCGGGGTCAAGCAGCTTGAGGTCGCGGTGCTGGAGCGCGCCCGGCCGCGCCGCAAGTTCCGCCGCATCACCGGGGCCGCGCTGCAGGCGCTGCTCCCGGCGGAGGAGCCCGCCGACAAGCCTGCCGACAAGCCCGAGGGCGACACACCGGCCGAGGGCACCGAGGACGCGAAGTAG
- a CDS encoding NUDIX hydrolase encodes MSARDELVAIYDEHGREVGSAPRWRMRAEGLWHASTAILLRSTDGERVYVHQRTDTKDVNPGRFDCWAGGVLGAGEDPAECAERELAEELGVSGVPLEFLWVLPFVAGSVRAHQYAYQAFSDGPVTWQPSEVAGGEWLAFAELRARLADPDWPFVDDGRFHIEHWFATRG; translated from the coding sequence GTGAGCGCACGCGACGAGCTGGTGGCCATCTACGACGAGCACGGCCGCGAGGTGGGCAGCGCGCCCCGCTGGCGCATGCGGGCCGAGGGCCTGTGGCACGCCAGCACCGCCATCCTGCTGCGCTCCACCGACGGCGAGCGCGTCTACGTGCACCAGCGCACCGACACCAAGGACGTCAACCCGGGCCGCTTCGACTGCTGGGCGGGCGGGGTGCTGGGCGCGGGCGAGGACCCGGCCGAGTGCGCCGAGCGCGAGCTGGCCGAGGAGCTGGGCGTATCGGGCGTGCCGCTGGAGTTCCTGTGGGTGCTGCCCTTCGTGGCGGGCAGCGTGCGCGCCCACCAGTACGCCTACCAGGCCTTCTCCGACGGTCCGGTGACCTGGCAGCCCAGCGAGGTGGCCGGCGGGGAGTGGCTGGCCTTCGCCGAGCTGCGCGCCCGGCTGGCCGACCCGGACTGGCCGTTCGTCGACGACGGCCGCTTCCACATCGAGCACTGGTTCGCCACCCGGGGGTAG
- a CDS encoding ALF repeat-containing protein has product MTAVLAATALLAGAVTAPAAVAAEDVAAAERVRVFGLLRTGDPGVAAAAETALVAGDAEVRRFLTEGLAKAEAEDLRVRVGQLMASTGGAGVRAAANTALGGGTEDLRAFLTTGWQQPWEHDLRVQVATVLPTAGRGVTEAANRALNGTTGDLITFLGGGWQQAQDTDDRVKVAQLLSTGGPNVRTTANRALNGTAEDIRDFLRVGYQIAAERDQEVRSVAQLADLAKEAGNRAAEQTQLAVDAGARAMEATRVAKEAAERAAAETEAARDSADRAANAAGRAADAATRAAAAAQTAIGAANAATQAARQASYAAGQAAQAAALAGRAATNARNAAAAAAKDRSLSKAAADAADVAAEAAAKAKVAGAAALFANKAANEVGAAVQASRSAARNANDAASSASQAAAHAQSAGASSDAARAAAAKAQRAAKEADRAATAAEQLARQSAQAAKEAGEAADAAARHAEAAAAAAREAAHAAWEANEAANKATEFANAATESAAAADRAAKQAASVAEIARKADEERLTAWQVQAVRDAEAATEAEAAKQAQAAWTGGEEARLDAEAQRLLAEAAKEDTPEAVAVTSGRRAAARLLRTGGAWLRTAAQDALTGKPFDVIAFAREGAALALEQDNRASVGYLGDTTTKPEQRKSANEALAGNHDQVKEFLRTKWYPGKDDDDRVEAAQVMNAGGPGVRAAGSRALDQGVEAVREFLRTGQHTAREEDDRVAVSQVLGEGGEVAAGAQAALSGPASMRREFLTVGLPKLRERDADTAAHVALVDAYLADAAQWAARAAENADKAQSVAAAARGAAAEADRYAQDAQRNAQAAAGHADRAKTHAATAEQAAARAAQSARAAATARASASQSARSATASASRASASAVQARGYAADAASSAASARESAFAAENDVKRASAAYYRALHEAVTKQRLEDYYRRAQTGPNDPFGDGKPSPDVRANPDREAVKRKLAELRGDWQQYGDIIGCQYRWNPEPCEGPNGDWLARVVAAAKEAGVDPRIVLARIMIEMRDEIAAGDTGRAGYRWMSNRKANVYELGWYDFHNPEGPSLGIGKMKDPVFQLVRGEFPDKFGGNDFRDLINNDELDIRMLAHYYKHIQDDVIPTMSPEARKNNTKTDLMNMYYWMGKENSGPVTKPNGTDYGGTAKGHAQDVRTYLNAANQMICQSGLYTCG; this is encoded by the coding sequence GTGACGGCCGTGCTGGCCGCCACCGCGCTGCTGGCCGGGGCGGTGACCGCACCGGCCGCCGTCGCCGCCGAGGACGTCGCCGCGGCCGAACGGGTGCGGGTGTTCGGCCTGCTGCGCACCGGCGACCCGGGCGTGGCCGCGGCCGCGGAGACCGCGCTGGTCGCCGGGGACGCCGAGGTGCGCCGGTTCCTCACCGAGGGCCTGGCCAAGGCCGAGGCCGAGGACCTGCGCGTGCGGGTGGGCCAGCTGATGGCCTCCACCGGCGGCGCGGGCGTGCGGGCCGCGGCCAACACCGCGCTGGGCGGCGGCACCGAGGACCTGCGCGCCTTCCTCACCACCGGCTGGCAGCAGCCGTGGGAGCACGACCTGCGGGTCCAGGTCGCCACCGTGCTGCCCACCGCGGGCCGGGGCGTGACCGAGGCGGCCAACCGGGCGCTCAACGGCACCACCGGCGACCTGATCACCTTCCTGGGCGGCGGCTGGCAGCAGGCCCAGGACACCGACGACCGGGTCAAGGTCGCGCAGCTGCTCAGCACCGGCGGCCCGAACGTGCGCACCACCGCCAACCGCGCCCTCAACGGCACCGCCGAGGACATCCGGGACTTCCTGCGCGTGGGCTACCAGATCGCGGCCGAACGCGACCAGGAGGTCCGCTCGGTGGCCCAGCTCGCCGACTTGGCCAAGGAGGCGGGCAACCGGGCGGCCGAGCAGACCCAGCTCGCCGTGGACGCGGGCGCCCGCGCGATGGAGGCCACCCGGGTCGCCAAGGAGGCCGCCGAACGGGCCGCCGCCGAGACCGAGGCCGCCCGCGACTCCGCCGACCGCGCCGCCAACGCCGCGGGCCGGGCCGCCGACGCCGCCACCCGTGCGGCCGCCGCCGCGCAGACCGCGATCGGCGCCGCCAACGCCGCCACCCAGGCCGCCCGCCAGGCCTCCTACGCGGCGGGCCAGGCGGCCCAGGCCGCGGCACTGGCCGGACGGGCCGCGACCAACGCGCGCAACGCCGCCGCGGCCGCCGCCAAGGACCGCAGCCTGTCCAAGGCCGCCGCCGACGCCGCCGACGTGGCCGCCGAGGCCGCGGCCAAGGCCAAGGTCGCCGGGGCCGCCGCGCTGTTCGCCAACAAGGCCGCCAACGAGGTCGGCGCGGCCGTGCAGGCCTCCCGCAGCGCCGCGCGCAACGCCAACGACGCCGCGAGCTCGGCCAGCCAGGCCGCCGCGCACGCGCAGAGCGCCGGGGCCAGCTCCGACGCCGCCCGCGCCGCCGCGGCCAAGGCCCAGCGCGCGGCCAAGGAGGCCGACCGCGCCGCCACCGCCGCCGAGCAGCTGGCCAGGCAGTCGGCGCAGGCCGCCAAGGAGGCCGGGGAGGCCGCGGACGCCGCCGCCCGGCACGCCGAGGCCGCCGCCGCGGCGGCCCGGGAGGCGGCCCACGCCGCCTGGGAGGCCAACGAGGCGGCGAACAAGGCCACCGAGTTCGCCAACGCCGCCACCGAGTCCGCCGCGGCGGCCGACCGCGCGGCCAAGCAGGCGGCCTCGGTCGCCGAGATCGCCCGCAAGGCCGACGAGGAACGCCTCACCGCCTGGCAGGTCCAGGCCGTCCGCGACGCCGAGGCGGCCACCGAGGCCGAGGCCGCGAAGCAGGCCCAGGCCGCGTGGACCGGTGGCGAGGAGGCCCGCCTGGACGCCGAGGCGCAGCGCCTGCTCGCCGAGGCCGCCAAGGAGGACACCCCGGAGGCGGTCGCGGTCACCAGCGGCCGCCGGGCCGCCGCGCGGCTGCTGCGCACCGGCGGTGCCTGGCTGCGCACCGCCGCGCAGGACGCGCTGACCGGCAAGCCCTTCGACGTCATCGCCTTCGCCCGCGAGGGCGCGGCCCTGGCGCTGGAGCAGGACAACCGCGCCAGCGTCGGCTACCTCGGCGACACCACGACCAAGCCGGAGCAGCGCAAGTCCGCCAACGAGGCCCTGGCGGGCAACCACGACCAGGTCAAGGAGTTCCTGCGCACCAAGTGGTACCCGGGCAAGGACGACGACGACCGGGTCGAGGCCGCCCAGGTCATGAACGCGGGCGGCCCGGGTGTGCGGGCGGCGGGCAGCCGGGCGCTGGACCAGGGTGTGGAGGCGGTGCGGGAGTTCCTGCGCACCGGCCAGCACACCGCCCGCGAGGAGGACGACCGGGTGGCGGTCAGCCAGGTGCTGGGCGAGGGCGGCGAGGTCGCGGCCGGGGCGCAGGCCGCGCTGTCCGGCCCGGCCTCGATGCGCCGCGAGTTCCTGACCGTCGGGCTGCCCAAGCTGCGCGAGCGCGACGCGGACACCGCCGCGCACGTCGCCCTGGTCGACGCCTACCTCGCCGACGCGGCGCAGTGGGCGGCCCGGGCCGCGGAGAACGCCGACAAGGCGCAGTCCGTGGCCGCCGCCGCCCGGGGCGCGGCCGCCGAGGCCGACCGCTACGCCCAGGACGCCCAGCGCAACGCCCAGGCCGCGGCGGGCCACGCCGACCGGGCCAAGACCCACGCCGCCACCGCCGAGCAGGCCGCCGCCCGGGCCGCCCAGTCCGCGCGCGCCGCGGCCACCGCCCGGGCCAGCGCCAGCCAGTCCGCGCGCTCGGCGACCGCCTCCGCCTCCCGGGCCTCGGCCTCGGCGGTGCAGGCACGCGGGTACGCCGCCGACGCGGCCAGCTCGGCCGCCTCGGCCCGGGAGAGCGCCTTCGCCGCCGAGAACGACGTGAAGCGGGCGAGCGCGGCCTACTACCGGGCCCTGCACGAGGCGGTGACCAAGCAGCGCCTGGAGGACTACTACCGCCGCGCCCAGACCGGCCCGAACGACCCGTTCGGCGACGGCAAGCCGTCCCCGGACGTGCGGGCCAACCCGGACCGGGAGGCGGTCAAGCGCAAGCTGGCCGAGCTGCGCGGCGACTGGCAGCAGTACGGCGACATCATCGGCTGCCAGTACCGCTGGAACCCCGAGCCGTGCGAGGGCCCCAACGGCGACTGGCTGGCCCGGGTGGTCGCCGCGGCCAAGGAGGCCGGGGTGGACCCCCGGATCGTGCTGGCCCGCATCATGATCGAGATGCGGGACGAGATCGCCGCCGGGGACACCGGCCGTGCGGGCTACCGCTGGATGTCCAACCGCAAGGCCAACGTCTACGAGCTGGGCTGGTACGACTTCCACAACCCGGAGGGCCCGTCCCTGGGGATCGGCAAGATGAAGGACCCGGTCTTCCAGCTGGTGCGCGGTGAGTTCCCGGACAAGTTCGGCGGCAACGACTTCCGGGACCTGATCAACAACGACGAGCTGGACATCCGCATGCTCGCCCACTACTACAAGCACATCCAGGACGACGTCATCCCGACCATGTCGCCGGAGGCCAGGAAGAACAACACCAAGACCGACCTGATGAACATGTACTACTGGATGGGCAAGGAGAACTCCGGCCCGGTGACCAAGCCGAACGGCACCGACTACGGCGGCACCGCCAAGGGCCACGCCCAGGACGTCCGCACCTACCTGAACGCCGCGAACCAGATGATCTGCCAGAGCGGCCTCTACACCTGCGGCTGA
- the dop gene encoding depupylase/deamidase Dop, giving the protein MRRIMGTEVEYGISVPGDASANPVLTSTQVVLAYAAAADIPRARRARWDYEVESPLRDARGFDLGPPGGGAPADHDVEDLGAANVILTNGARLYVDHAHPEYSTPELTNARDVVIWDKAGERIMEEAAMKAATVPGQPQLQLYKNNIDGKGASYGTHENYLMARSTPFTAVIAGLTPFFVSRQVVTGSGRVGVGAASEEAGFQLSQRSDYIEVEVGLETTLKRGIINTRDEPHADADKYRRLHVIIGDANLAEYSTYLKVGTTALVLDMIEAGRRFDDLRLVDPVRAVHTISHDPTLKATVEVTGGRKFTGLDLQHAYHERAAEHAERTGADRTSMDVLRVWGEVLADLARDPMSCADRLDWPAKLRLLEGYRARDNLQWGSPRLQLVDLQYSDVRLAKGLYNRLVARGSMKRLVSEEEVRAAITAPPEDTRAYFRGRCLERYPTEVAAASWDSVIFDLGRDSLVRIPTLEPLRGTKAHVGALLEASDTADELVRALTRR; this is encoded by the coding sequence ATGCGGCGGATCATGGGAACCGAGGTCGAGTACGGCATCTCCGTGCCCGGCGACGCGTCGGCCAACCCGGTGCTCACCTCAACCCAGGTGGTACTGGCGTACGCGGCGGCCGCGGACATTCCGCGCGCCCGCCGGGCCCGCTGGGACTACGAGGTCGAGTCCCCGCTGCGCGACGCGCGCGGCTTCGACCTCGGCCCGCCCGGGGGCGGTGCGCCCGCCGACCACGACGTGGAGGACCTGGGCGCGGCCAACGTCATCCTCACCAACGGCGCGCGCCTGTACGTCGACCACGCGCACCCGGAGTACTCCACGCCCGAGCTGACCAACGCGCGCGACGTGGTCATCTGGGACAAGGCGGGGGAGCGCATCATGGAGGAGGCCGCCATGAAGGCGGCCACCGTGCCCGGCCAGCCCCAGCTCCAGCTGTACAAGAACAACATCGACGGCAAGGGCGCCAGCTACGGCACCCACGAGAACTACCTGATGGCCCGCAGCACCCCGTTCACCGCGGTCATCGCCGGGCTCACGCCGTTCTTCGTCTCCCGCCAGGTGGTCACCGGCTCCGGCCGGGTCGGCGTCGGCGCGGCCAGCGAGGAAGCCGGCTTCCAGCTCTCGCAGCGCTCGGACTACATCGAGGTCGAGGTCGGCCTGGAGACCACGCTCAAGCGCGGCATCATCAACACCCGCGACGAGCCGCACGCCGACGCGGACAAGTACCGGCGGCTGCACGTCATCATCGGCGACGCCAACCTGGCCGAGTACTCCACCTACCTCAAGGTGGGCACCACCGCGCTGGTGCTGGACATGATCGAGGCCGGGCGCCGCTTCGACGACCTGCGCCTGGTCGACCCGGTGCGCGCGGTCCACACCATCAGCCACGACCCCACGCTCAAGGCCACCGTCGAGGTCACCGGCGGGCGCAAGTTCACCGGCCTGGACCTCCAGCACGCCTACCACGAGCGGGCCGCCGAGCACGCCGAGCGCACCGGCGCCGACCGCACCTCCATGGACGTGCTGCGCGTCTGGGGCGAGGTGCTGGCCGACCTGGCCCGCGACCCGATGAGCTGCGCGGACCGCCTGGACTGGCCCGCCAAGCTGCGGCTGCTGGAGGGCTACCGCGCCCGCGACAACCTGCAGTGGGGCTCCCCGCGCCTGCAGCTGGTCGACCTGCAGTACTCCGACGTGCGGCTGGCCAAGGGCCTGTACAACCGCCTGGTCGCCCGCGGCTCGATGAAGCGCCTGGTCAGCGAGGAGGAGGTGCGCGCGGCCATCACCGCGCCGCCGGAGGACACCCGGGCCTACTTCCGGGGTCGCTGCCTGGAGCGCTACCCCACCGAGGTGGCGGCCGCGTCCTGGGATTCGGTGATCTTCGACCTCGGGCGCGACTCGCTGGTCCGGATCCCCACCCTTGAGCCGCTCCGGGGGACAAAAGCGCACGTCGGGGCGTTGCTGGAGGCCTCGGACACCGCCGACGAGCTGGTCCGGGCGCTCACGCGTCGTTGA
- a CDS encoding ubiquitin-like protein Pup: MAQEQVQKQGGGDGDEESSASGGAGQERREKLGEDVDAILDEIDDVLEENAEDFVRAYVQKGGQ, encoded by the coding sequence ATGGCACAGGAGCAGGTTCAGAAGCAGGGCGGCGGCGACGGCGACGAGGAGTCGTCGGCGTCAGGCGGCGCCGGTCAGGAACGCCGCGAGAAGCTCGGCGAGGACGTCGACGCGATCCTGGACGAGATCGACGACGTCCTGGAGGAGAACGCCGAGGACTTCGTGCGCGCCTACGTGCAGAAGGGCGGGCAGTAG
- the prcB gene encoding proteasome subunit beta, with protein MENTSARSNPGAALHPAYFQAGGVSFSEFLGQVAPDLLPGRRGLPEVPVTGQVTHGTTIVALTFRGGVLLAGDRRATQGNIIAQRDIEKVFPTDDYSAVGIAGVAGIAVEMVRLFAVELLHYEKIEGVPLSLDGKANKLGTMVRGNLDAAMMGLAAIPLFVGLDTEAADPDRAGRIVSYDVTGSRADQRTGYHAIGSGSVFAKSALKKRYDADADSDAAVRTAVEALYDAADDDTATGGPDLTRRIYPVVVTITAAEGAVRLSDEDTAAVAQAVVEGRAERPGG; from the coding sequence ATGGAGAACACGTCGGCCCGGTCGAACCCGGGCGCGGCCCTGCACCCTGCCTACTTCCAGGCAGGAGGGGTGTCCTTCAGTGAGTTTCTCGGACAGGTGGCGCCCGACCTGTTGCCGGGCCGACGGGGTCTCCCGGAGGTCCCGGTGACGGGTCAGGTCACGCACGGCACCACCATCGTGGCGCTGACCTTCCGGGGCGGTGTGCTGCTCGCCGGTGACCGCCGGGCCACCCAGGGCAACATCATCGCCCAGCGGGACATCGAGAAGGTCTTCCCCACCGACGACTACTCGGCGGTGGGCATCGCCGGGGTCGCCGGGATCGCGGTCGAGATGGTGCGGCTGTTCGCGGTCGAGCTGCTGCACTACGAGAAGATCGAGGGCGTGCCGCTGTCCCTGGACGGCAAGGCCAACAAGCTCGGCACCATGGTGCGGGGCAACCTCGACGCCGCGATGATGGGCCTGGCCGCGATCCCGCTGTTCGTCGGCCTGGACACCGAGGCCGCTGACCCGGACCGCGCGGGCCGCATCGTCTCCTACGACGTCACCGGCAGCCGCGCCGACCAGCGCACCGGCTACCACGCCATCGGCTCCGGCTCGGTGTTCGCCAAGTCCGCGCTGAAGAAGCGCTACGACGCCGACGCCGACTCCGACGCGGCCGTGCGCACCGCGGTCGAGGCGCTCTACGACGCCGCCGACGACGACACCGCCACCGGCGGACCCGACCTGACCAGGCGGATCTACCCCGTGGTCGTCACCATCACCGCCGCCGAGGGCGCGGTGCGGCTGTCCGATGAGGACACCGCCGCCGTCGCGCAGGCCGTGGTCGAGGGCCGCGCGGAGCGTCCCGGCGGCTGA